A region of Candidatus Cloacimonadota bacterium DNA encodes the following proteins:
- the rlmD gene encoding 23S rRNA (uracil(1939)-C(5))-methyltransferase RlmD: MKKNFKLTITKLALEGYGIGFQEGKAVFVPYTAAGDEIEAELLRERKDVAFARVKEYLRRGEGVIPSSCSSFAADLPCGGCDWLCIDYPTQLKYKTDLLHELLQPLAPELEIPATTPSPEIRHYRNKAFMPVGAGEKGLSFGIYARWSHQIVPHEACQLHPAIFDTIARRCLQIMDQTGVKPYNEMNHTGTLRHIGFRCSRDRKKILLVLVTRSGKLPFTQLLVKQLTAEFPAISGIVQNINRERGNVILGPEEKLLFGEPWLQENLAGLRFRVHYRSFWQVNTGTLELIINHLKSRIPPGQTIYDAFSGLGALGLSLAGEAQHVLCIEDNPNAVADGELNRQQNRIDNAGFLCARVEDALPALFAPTRGEAQPRPGIIILDPPRSGVRQPALAALIETKIPRIIYLSCSPITLHRDLKILLDSGFYRLERLRSFDMFPHTWHVETLAELALVSREAK, from the coding sequence TTGAAAAAGAACTTCAAGCTCACGATCACCAAGCTGGCCCTGGAAGGCTACGGGATCGGATTTCAAGAAGGCAAGGCCGTTTTTGTGCCATACACGGCTGCCGGCGACGAGATCGAAGCCGAATTGCTGCGGGAGCGCAAAGATGTGGCTTTCGCCCGGGTGAAAGAATACCTGCGCCGGGGAGAGGGAGTGATTCCCTCGTCCTGTTCCTCTTTCGCGGCGGATTTGCCCTGCGGCGGCTGCGACTGGCTCTGCATCGACTATCCCACCCAACTGAAATACAAAACCGACCTGCTCCACGAACTGCTGCAGCCCCTGGCGCCGGAACTGGAAATCCCCGCGACCACGCCCTCTCCGGAAATCCGGCATTACCGCAACAAAGCCTTCATGCCTGTGGGGGCTGGCGAAAAGGGCCTCAGCTTCGGCATTTATGCCCGCTGGTCCCATCAAATCGTGCCTCACGAGGCCTGCCAGCTGCACCCCGCCATCTTTGACACCATCGCCCGGCGCTGTCTGCAAATCATGGACCAGACCGGCGTGAAACCCTACAATGAGATGAACCACACCGGCACCCTGAGGCACATCGGTTTCCGCTGTTCAAGGGACCGTAAAAAGATCCTGCTGGTGCTGGTGACCCGTTCCGGCAAACTTCCCTTTACCCAACTTCTGGTGAAGCAGCTTACAGCCGAATTTCCAGCCATTTCCGGCATCGTGCAGAACATCAACCGCGAGCGTGGAAACGTAATTCTCGGTCCCGAGGAAAAGCTGCTTTTTGGCGAGCCCTGGCTGCAGGAAAATCTGGCCGGGCTGCGCTTCCGGGTGCATTATCGCTCTTTCTGGCAGGTGAATACAGGCACCCTGGAACTGATCATCAACCACCTCAAAAGCCGGATTCCGCCAGGTCAAACCATCTACGACGCCTTTTCAGGGCTTGGCGCCCTGGGCCTGAGCCTGGCTGGAGAAGCCCAACACGTGCTCTGCATTGAAGATAATCCCAACGCGGTGGCCGACGGCGAACTGAACCGGCAACAAAACCGGATTGACAACGCCGGTTTCCTCTGCGCCAGGGTGGAAGACGCTCTGCCAGCACTGTTTGCGCCCACCCGGGGTGAAGCCCAGCCCCGTCCCGGAATCATCATTCTGGATCCGCCCCGCTCGGGAGTGCGCCAACCCGCTTTGGCAGCACTTATAGAGACAAAAATCCCCCGAATTATATACCTCAGTTGCTCGCCCATCACCTTGCATCGCGACCTCAAAATCCTGCTGGACAGCGGCTTCTACCGCCTTGAGCGGCTGCGCTCTTTTGATATGTTTCCCCACACCTGGCACGTGGAAACGCTGGCGGAACTGGCCCTTGTTTCAAGGGAGGCAAAGTGA
- a CDS encoding peptidoglycan DD-metalloendopeptidase family protein, with the protein MKEEKKLRELQPEIFPDRRIKFTVDNMGSKHSLALRPWVLVLVAVLLLGGLTLLLIFGGKGSGAADAELLAKLEKENKFLREKVDSYEAELDSVMATLDTLNINVPSEAFSYPSYSDEPFGPENKLQVHPGLEKKLIGIEIKLANIKQRLGFALEESKGDFKLPYGFDRHGDGIPSIQPTFGEIVSGWGIRLHPVLGDYRFHQGIDIANEIGTPVYAAADGVVERAQTENGWGKMVSIIHTDGYRTHYAHLHNIKVRVGDVVAKGQIIGLMGSTGMSTGPHLHYGVYRDNQSLNPVYYLNRADTNTFASKG; encoded by the coding sequence ATGAAGGAAGAGAAAAAACTGCGCGAGTTGCAGCCGGAGATTTTTCCGGACCGCCGGATCAAGTTCACGGTGGACAACATGGGCAGCAAACACAGCCTGGCCCTGCGTCCCTGGGTGCTGGTTCTGGTGGCGGTGCTGCTGCTTGGCGGTTTGACGCTGCTGCTGATTTTTGGCGGCAAGGGAAGCGGAGCAGCAGACGCGGAATTGCTCGCCAAGCTGGAAAAGGAAAACAAGTTCCTGCGGGAAAAGGTGGACAGCTATGAAGCGGAACTGGATTCCGTGATGGCAACTTTGGACACCCTGAACATCAATGTGCCCTCGGAAGCGTTTTCCTATCCCTCTTACAGCGATGAACCCTTCGGCCCCGAAAACAAGCTGCAGGTGCATCCCGGGCTGGAAAAGAAACTCATCGGCATCGAAATCAAGCTGGCCAATATCAAACAGCGCTTGGGGTTCGCGCTGGAGGAAAGCAAGGGGGATTTCAAACTTCCCTATGGCTTTGACCGCCACGGAGACGGTATCCCCTCCATCCAGCCTACTTTCGGCGAAATCGTGAGCGGATGGGGAATCCGCCTGCATCCGGTTTTGGGCGACTACCGCTTCCACCAGGGCATCGACATCGCGAATGAAATCGGCACACCTGTCTATGCCGCCGCTGATGGAGTGGTGGAACGCGCCCAGACTGAAAACGGCTGGGGGAAAATGGTAAGCATCATCCACACAGACGGATACAGGACGCATTACGCGCATCTGCACAATATCAAGGTGAGGGTGGGCGACGTGGTTGCCAAAGGCCAGATCATCGGCCTGATGGGCAGCACAGGCATGTCCACAGGGCCTCATCTGCATTACGGGGTGTACCGCGACAACCAATCCCTGAACCCGGTTTATTATCTGAACCGCGCGGATACAAACACCTTCGCCTCCAAAGGCTGA
- a CDS encoding thiamine diphosphokinase codes for MKSGDSTAWLFTATSPAEIFGGYASINPNRDLVIAVDSGLERVRALGLKPDLIIGDMDSVEPELLRLYPDTTQLRHPADKNETDTELALLWCLNAKVGEIVICNGLEGRFDHSLALVQNLNFLQTQGFPARIESARQKVWFLSPETTIRACRGCQLSLLAWGGEAKFDDSSGLKYPLDGISLFPQKVRGMSNQVDKEEATIKLASGIILAILTKSC; via the coding sequence ATGAAATCAGGGGATTCCACCGCCTGGCTGTTCACGGCCACCAGCCCAGCAGAGATTTTTGGAGGCTATGCCTCAATCAACCCAAACCGGGACCTGGTGATCGCCGTTGACTCCGGTTTGGAGAGGGTTCGGGCCCTTGGTCTGAAGCCTGACCTGATAATCGGGGACATGGATTCGGTGGAACCTGAACTTCTGCGACTCTATCCCGACACCACACAACTGCGCCATCCTGCCGATAAAAACGAGACCGACACCGAACTCGCGCTGCTCTGGTGCCTCAATGCTAAAGTGGGGGAGATCGTTATCTGCAACGGTCTGGAAGGGCGCTTCGACCACAGCCTGGCCTTGGTGCAAAACCTTAACTTCCTGCAAACCCAAGGCTTTCCAGCCAGAATCGAATCCGCTCGGCAAAAAGTCTGGTTCCTGAGTCCCGAGACCACGATCCGAGCTTGTCGGGGCTGCCAGCTTTCCCTGCTGGCCTGGGGCGGAGAGGCGAAGTTCGATGACTCCTCCGGCCTCAAATATCCCCTTGACGGTATTTCCTTGTTTCCCCAAAAAGTGCGCGGGATGAGCAACCAGGTGGATAAAGAAGAGGCCACCATCAAACTTGCCAGCGGAATAATTCTGGCTATATTGACTAAATCATGCTAA
- the xseB gene encoding exodeoxyribonuclease VII small subunit, giving the protein MNESNGNPLLNFEKSLRSLEATVERLQQEQLDLDLMVKLYEEGIAHLEACQKALEGAELKIRQLNTRIKAGETEGNENG; this is encoded by the coding sequence ATGAACGAAAGCAACGGAAACCCGCTTTTGAACTTCGAGAAGTCGCTGCGTTCTCTTGAGGCAACTGTGGAGCGTTTGCAGCAAGAACAACTGGACCTGGACCTGATGGTGAAACTTTACGAGGAGGGAATCGCGCATCTGGAAGCCTGCCAGAAAGCGCTGGAAGGGGCTGAACTCAAAATCAGGCAGCTGAACACCAGGATAAAGGCCGGTGAGACCGAGGGAAATGAAAATGGATAG
- a CDS encoding polyprenyl synthetase family protein: MDRKVRLKKDMKEKQELVNIILDRYLPRKDEYPKNIHKALRYSVFAGGKRLRPYLTMCAFQIYEPEVEKITPVAAAIEMLHTFSLIHDDMPDLDNDEYRRGKKSTHALFGEGHALLAGDALLVGAFELITYADIKPKIRVQMVRELAHETGVTGLIGGQMVDLESEGRKVDKKTIDYIHENKTAKLIKLCLRFGALAGGAPEEEQKALEEYGHKIGVAFQIIDDLLDIEGDPDEMGKTVGKDAHVQKATYPSVHGMAESRRKAQELISQAREAIAPLGEKAEVLDTLAEYMLTRKS; this comes from the coding sequence ATGGATAGAAAAGTGCGTCTGAAAAAGGACATGAAAGAGAAACAAGAGCTGGTGAACATCATCCTTGACCGCTATCTGCCCCGCAAGGATGAATATCCCAAGAACATCCACAAAGCTCTGCGCTACAGTGTGTTCGCCGGAGGAAAACGCCTGCGGCCCTACCTCACGATGTGCGCCTTTCAAATCTACGAGCCGGAGGTGGAGAAAATCACCCCCGTGGCCGCCGCCATCGAGATGCTGCACACTTTTTCCCTCATTCACGACGACATGCCGGACCTCGACAACGACGAATACCGCCGCGGCAAGAAATCCACCCATGCCCTCTTTGGCGAAGGCCACGCCCTCCTGGCCGGAGACGCTTTGCTGGTGGGGGCTTTCGAGCTCATCACCTACGCCGATATCAAGCCGAAGATCCGCGTGCAGATGGTTCGCGAACTTGCCCACGAAACCGGGGTGACCGGCCTCATCGGCGGCCAGATGGTGGATTTAGAATCCGAAGGCAGGAAAGTGGACAAGAAAACCATCGACTATATCCACGAAAACAAGACCGCCAAACTGATCAAGCTCTGCCTGCGTTTCGGCGCTCTGGCCGGAGGTGCTCCGGAGGAAGAGCAGAAGGCTTTGGAAGAATACGGCCACAAAATCGGTGTGGCTTTTCAAATAATCGATGACCTGCTCGACATTGAAGGCGATCCTGACGAAATGGGAAAAACGGTTGGCAAGGACGCCCACGTCCAGAAAGCCACCTACCCCTCGGTGCACGGCATGGCGGAATCTCGCCGCAAGGCCCAGGAACTGATTTCCCAAGCCCGTGAGGCAATCGCTCCCCTGGGCGAAAAAGCCGAAGTCCTGGATACCCTGGCTGAATATATGCTCACACGCAAATCATGA
- the dut gene encoding dUTP diphosphatase, translating to MIIRFKLLSPNALPPQRMTENSSGWDLSADLREPEILKPGARAVIPTGITVEIPCGFEGQVRPRSGLALHQGLGVLNSPGTIDADYRGEVKVILFNSSAETVTIQPRMRVAQLVICPVVEASFVESGELGESGRSDGGFGHTGH from the coding sequence ATGATAATCCGCTTCAAACTGCTTAGCCCCAATGCTCTGCCGCCTCAGCGCATGACTGAGAACAGCTCGGGCTGGGACCTGAGCGCGGACCTGCGTGAACCAGAGATTTTGAAGCCGGGCGCCCGAGCTGTCATCCCAACGGGAATCACTGTGGAAATACCCTGCGGCTTTGAAGGCCAGGTGCGTCCTCGCAGCGGACTTGCCCTGCATCAGGGACTGGGCGTTTTGAACAGCCCTGGAACCATCGACGCGGACTACCGCGGTGAAGTGAAGGTGATCCTTTTCAACAGCTCCGCCGAAACGGTGACCATCCAGCCCCGCATGCGCGTGGCGCAACTGGTGATTTGCCCGGTGGTTGAGGCAAGCTTTGTGGAAAGTGGGGAACTAGGGGAAAGTGGCAGGTCCGACGGAGGCTTCGGACACACAGGGCATTGA
- the nadA gene encoding quinolinate synthase NadA has translation MEGKGDKVNITEKIDKLRKEKGALILAHNYQIAPIQDLADHRGDSLHLSMVAREAKNRLIVFCGVRFMAETASILNQKAKILLPVADAGCPMADMITAEQLVAFKAEYPGAKVVCYVNSNAAVKAESDVCCTSANAVKILSSFPKNETILFVPDQNLGTWAAKQAKRKVIVWSGYCPIHQWGFSFRNLEKIRATNPGYRLIAHPECDEDIVKEADAVLSTGQMMRFVEDNDRLIIATDATFVDYLKHIYPNKELVPLNRRARCSNMRKITLNEVLLALEEEQFEVRVPDDMASRAKLCLDRMLELSV, from the coding sequence ATTGAAGGAAAGGGAGATAAGGTGAATATCACGGAAAAAATCGACAAACTGCGCAAGGAAAAAGGGGCTCTTATCCTGGCACACAACTATCAGATAGCCCCCATCCAAGACCTGGCCGACCACCGGGGGGATTCTTTGCACCTCTCCATGGTGGCCAGGGAAGCCAAGAACAGACTTATCGTTTTTTGCGGAGTGCGCTTCATGGCGGAAACCGCCTCCATCCTCAACCAGAAGGCGAAAATATTGCTGCCGGTTGCAGATGCCGGCTGCCCCATGGCGGATATGATCACGGCCGAGCAACTGGTTGCCTTCAAAGCCGAATATCCTGGCGCGAAGGTTGTCTGCTACGTGAATTCCAACGCTGCTGTCAAAGCGGAAAGTGACGTCTGCTGCACCTCCGCGAACGCCGTGAAGATCCTTTCCTCTTTTCCCAAGAATGAAACCATCCTCTTCGTCCCGGACCAGAATCTGGGCACCTGGGCGGCTAAACAGGCCAAACGCAAGGTGATAGTCTGGTCAGGCTACTGCCCCATTCACCAGTGGGGTTTCAGCTTCCGCAACCTCGAAAAAATCCGTGCCACCAATCCCGGATACCGTCTGATCGCCCATCCGGAGTGCGATGAGGACATAGTTAAGGAAGCCGACGCGGTGCTCTCCACCGGGCAGATGATGCGCTTCGTGGAGGATAACGACAGGCTGATAATCGCTACGGACGCTACTTTCGTCGATTATCTGAAACACATTTATCCCAACAAAGAACTGGTGCCGCTGAACCGCCGCGCCCGCTGCAGCAATATGCGCAAGATCACCCTTAACGAAGTGCTGCTGGCGCTGGAGGAAGAACAATTCGAGGTGCGGGTGCCGGACGACATGGCCAGTCGGGCCAAGCTCTGCCTGGACCGCATGCTGGAGCTTTCCGTCTGA
- a CDS encoding methyltransferase yields the protein MELWPGGPRIRQHQQAQPVSHASVALQQAALDIFGPDPRRVLDLGSGCGIVALMLALRRPLWQVEGLEVQAELNDLACGNAALCGVNIPFHSGDMRSFTAFLPYDLIVSNPPWLPLGSGKTSPIQARNLSRFELLGGLADVLACVKRNLAPAGQALLLYPRSRSGELGKAADKTFLDIISLFPASGLQEHIICHIRHKGQ from the coding sequence GTGGAACTGTGGCCGGGAGGGCCCAGGATTCGGCAGCATCAGCAGGCGCAGCCGGTTTCCCATGCCTCCGTCGCGCTGCAGCAGGCAGCTCTGGACATCTTTGGCCCTGACCCTCGGCGGGTTCTCGATCTTGGCAGCGGCTGCGGAATCGTTGCCCTGATGCTGGCTCTCAGGCGTCCCCTCTGGCAAGTCGAAGGCCTGGAGGTGCAGGCGGAATTGAATGACCTGGCCTGTGGCAACGCTGCTTTGTGCGGTGTCAATATCCCTTTCCACTCTGGCGATATGCGCTCATTCACAGCTTTCCTGCCTTACGACCTCATCGTTTCAAACCCTCCCTGGCTGCCACTGGGCAGCGGGAAAACCAGTCCCATCCAGGCCCGCAACCTCAGCCGCTTTGAGCTGCTCGGCGGGCTGGCTGATGTGCTGGCCTGCGTGAAGCGCAATCTGGCCCCGGCAGGCCAGGCCCTTCTGCTCTATCCGCGCTCCCGCTCCGGCGAGCTTGGCAAAGCCGCAGACAAGACTTTTCTTGACATAATATCCCTCTTTCCGGCCTCTGGTTTGCAAGAACACATCATATGCCATATCCGGCATAAAGGACAGTGA
- the pgsA gene encoding CDP-diacylglycerol--glycerol-3-phosphate 3-phosphatidyltransferase yields MRNLPNLLTLLRVLLVPVFVWLLFFSDAEHRVAWALLVFAVASFTDWLDGHLARKWQVTSDFGKIADPLADKLLVLAALAALTWLEPFRLVWPIFAIIAAREFGITVLREVYKHRGIIMPADKLGKLKTVLQMAGIILALSIWAWKPGLAASPAARTAAHAWFGAVALLTLASGLNYLRPG; encoded by the coding sequence ATGCGTAATCTGCCCAATTTGCTGACGCTTCTGCGGGTGCTGCTGGTTCCTGTGTTCGTTTGGCTGCTCTTCTTCAGCGACGCGGAACACCGCGTGGCTTGGGCTCTGCTGGTTTTTGCCGTGGCTTCCTTCACCGATTGGCTGGATGGCCATCTGGCCCGGAAATGGCAGGTGACCAGCGATTTTGGAAAGATCGCCGATCCCTTGGCAGACAAGCTTTTGGTGCTGGCTGCTCTGGCCGCGCTCACCTGGCTGGAGCCCTTTCGCCTCGTCTGGCCCATCTTTGCCATCATCGCGGCGCGCGAATTTGGCATCACCGTCCTGCGCGAGGTTTACAAACACCGCGGAATCATCATGCCCGCTGACAAACTGGGCAAGCTGAAAACAGTATTGCAGATGGCCGGAATCATTCTCGCCCTCTCCATCTGGGCTTGGAAACCCGGTCTGGCCGCGTCCCCGGCTGCCCGGACCGCTGCCCACGCCTGGTTCGGGGCGGTTGCTTTGCTTACTCTGGCAAGCGGGTTAAACTATCTGAGGCCGGGATAA
- a CDS encoding DUF4837 family protein, translated as MKKYILPMLALLLALAGCGRESAASNRYEKHDQLIKSAKPIAYGEDYEVHIFADGANLDAVKRPLKSSLGREVTIVVEEKYFSVNFQEAKALNDFKPYKNLIFCGTLAGKDPVSLHITKTLAPKLVSAAEASGAELFVISNHYSRDQLILYLLAKDPSTLAKLAKDRSDQIFGYLLERYRRRLALAAYQNPVIREEFFSDWPFTIKIPDIYRLWKNEKSGRFLSFVFQPYKPSRTKPDKYISVYYEPMPVNQVTPEWIYKTRQELGQKFMQGDYILDNKYRTEPDSIAGFKGLRMMGHWGNKEGGGFGGGFQTWAFWHAPTKTAWLVDNIVFFPDGWKLPTLLELGMISQSLEIK; from the coding sequence ATGAAGAAATATATATTGCCGATGCTGGCTTTGCTACTTGCTTTAGCTGGCTGCGGCAGGGAATCCGCCGCTTCGAACCGCTACGAAAAACACGACCAGCTCATCAAATCCGCCAAGCCCATCGCCTACGGAGAGGATTACGAGGTTCATATTTTCGCTGACGGAGCCAATCTGGACGCGGTGAAGCGGCCTTTGAAATCCAGCCTCGGACGCGAGGTGACCATCGTGGTGGAAGAGAAGTATTTCTCTGTCAACTTTCAGGAAGCCAAAGCCCTGAATGACTTCAAGCCCTATAAAAACCTCATTTTCTGCGGCACCCTTGCCGGCAAGGACCCTGTTTCGCTACACATCACCAAGACTCTTGCTCCGAAACTCGTAAGCGCCGCCGAGGCAAGCGGGGCCGAGCTTTTCGTGATCAGCAACCACTATTCCCGCGACCAACTCATCCTCTACCTGTTGGCCAAAGACCCTTCCACCCTCGCTAAACTGGCTAAGGACAGAAGCGACCAGATCTTTGGCTATCTGCTGGAACGCTACCGCCGGCGCCTGGCCCTGGCCGCTTACCAAAACCCAGTGATAAGGGAAGAATTCTTCTCCGACTGGCCTTTCACAATCAAGATTCCCGATATCTACCGCCTTTGGAAAAACGAAAAATCCGGGCGCTTTCTCTCTTTTGTTTTTCAACCCTACAAACCCAGCCGCACCAAGCCGGATAAATACATCTCCGTCTATTACGAACCCATGCCTGTTAACCAGGTCACCCCGGAATGGATTTACAAAACCAGGCAGGAACTGGGGCAAAAATTCATGCAGGGCGACTATATCCTGGATAACAAATACCGCACGGAACCAGACAGCATAGCTGGCTTTAAGGGCCTGCGTATGATGGGGCACTGGGGAAACAAGGAGGGAGGCGGCTTTGGAGGCGGATTCCAAACCTGGGCTTTCTGGCACGCCCCCACCAAAACAGCCTGGCTTGTTGACAATATCGTCTTTTTCCCGGACGGTTGGAAACTGCCCACCCTGCTGGAACTGGGGATGATTTCCCAATCATTGGAAATTAAGTGA